The Chiloscyllium plagiosum isolate BGI_BamShark_2017 unplaced genomic scaffold, ASM401019v2 scaf_7755, whole genome shotgun sequence genome has a window encoding:
- the LOC122548142 gene encoding galectin-3-binding protein-like: HAGDLPSYRFEQISELHESLNKLYLSQKHCQVKILVLTARRGPVKLHLCAHRLILSLSTDGNLISENKTSGIQILVQEDCLPYVEDFIRYFYTKKIDINLSSIKCLHNMASNYGVTAIRDYCDKLFYKLLPQDPSFKHQLELYNYAETVRDSLLKEICMEYFAWNCETFIRSPSWYEVTGDQLNTLLLRSDIVIWNELSLFKAVETWIIHKKKTELTHELMDKIRFHMIPPEDLSQIQLQSKLYEEHDGFFLKRFLKAFEFHSVSVEQLNKERHFSDLSLEPRIYISSGWSAALDIDPISSMRSSSSMYYNGYQYVHQVSFTQPSSPTMTFQTPSFTSAFYHSDTVLWTAHYHTSSQSCKSSKVRCPYNIYPIATLNVKHQNKESPVHYQNKVLLLCNNNYVSYVHDVKQGNAILPSFKGQGLFFFGCESGYFSTLKFVIRPMYR; this comes from the exons GACACGCTGGGGATCTGCCCAGTTACAGATTCGAGCAGATCTCCGAACTGCATGAGTCCCTGAATAAGTTATATCTCAGCCAGAAACACTGCCAGGTGAAGATCCTTGTGCTAACAGCGAGGAGGGGACCTGTTAAACTCCACCTGTGTGCACAcagattaatcctgtccctcagcacagATGGAAATCTCATCAGTGAGAACAAAACCAGTGGAATCCAAATCCTGGTGCAAGAAGACTGTCTGCCATATGTTGAAGACTTCATCAG GTATTTTTACACCAAGAAAATTGACATCAATCTGTCGTCAATCAAGTGCCTCCACAACATGGCGTCCAATTACGGTGTGACTGCGATTCGTGATTACTGCGACAAACTGTTCTACAAACTGCTGCCCCAGGACCCTTCCTTCAAACACCAGCTGGAGCTGTATAACTACGCTGAGACAGTGAGGGACTCTCTGCTGAAAGAGATTTGTATGGAGTATTTTGCTTGGAATTGTGAAACATTTATCAGGTCCCCCAGCTGGTATGAGGTGACCGGAGATCAACTGAACACTCTCCTACTCAGGTCAGACATTGTCATCTGGAATGAGCTGAGTTTGTTTAAAGCTGTTGAAACCTGGATCATTCACAAGAAGAAAACGGAACTGACGCACGAGCTGATGGATAAGATCCGCTTTCACATGATCCCACCGGAAGACCTGTCCCAGATTCAGCTCCAGTCTAAATTGTACGAGGAACATGATGGCTTCTTTCTCAAGAGATTTCTGAAAGCTTTTGAGTTTCATTCAGTATCAGTTGAGCAGCTTAACAAAGAAAGGCATTTCTCTGACCTCAGCTTAGAGCCCAGAATTTATATATCCTCCGGGTGGAGCGCTGCATTAGACATTGACCCAATTAGCAGCATGCGCTCCTCATCCTCCATGTACTATAACGGTTATCAGTATGTCCACCAGGTCAGCTTCACTCAGCCATCCTCTCCAACCATGACTTTTCAAACCCCCAGCTTCACAAGTGCCTTCTACCATTCGGACACTGTGTTAtggacagctcactaccacacaagttcacaAAGCTGTAAAAGCAGTAAGGTGCGCTGTCCCTACAACATCTATCCCATTGCAACCTTAAATGTCAAGCATCAGAACAAAGAGAGCCCTGTTCACTATCAGAACAAAGTACTTCTTCTTTGTAACAACAATTATGTATCATATGTACATGACGTCAAGCAGGGCAATGCTATTCTCCCCTCCTTCAAAGGCCAGGGCCTCTTTTTCTTTGGCTGTGAATCTGGTTATTTCTCTACACTCAAGTTTGTTATCCGGCCAATGTACAGGTGA